The Vibrio sp. 16 genome segment TGTTTAATCACGTGTAAATGCGTGGTTTCGCAGTCATCCAACAGAAATTCTTCTGCGGTACCAGCAAACTTGATCTGTTCTTGCGCGATTTCTACTTTCCTTACCTCTTCCTTTTGGTCGCAACTGAGTTTTTCGATTTTTATCATTTTGTTTTCCACATACATTTCATTAAAAGCCATTTAGACTCTTCATTCTTGGGGATCAACAGCGAACAGCCATGGATTCGCCTAGAGTTGAGATAATATGCGCAACCGCTAGCCACATCAAAAAGTGTCACTCAAATATTTAAGCTAACCCTAACAATCGTCGTTTTCACTGTTAGTCAATCAAATCCAATGTAAGTAGTAAACGGTGAGTGTTTTCTGAGGTCGTAGGCGAACGATGCACGATTCCAGCCCCTTCATTTCCTTGCCATAGCTCTCCTTTAAGCAAAGCCACATCTCCAATATTCAACTGCTGCACGTCATTCGATGCTCCATATAACCCTGATAGATCATCCGGCATACCTTGGTTCCCCGCCGCTAGACGCGAACGATCGACGCATTCATCCGCTAACCATTCTGTTGCAACACCATTGTAGGTTGTAACAAGTCGGACAGGCACTTTATCTACATGGAACCGAGGACACATTGCGCCATTGAGTGTTGTAAGCCTTAAACCAGCGCGTTCGACGTCAAATAAGCAGCAAAACATATCAACCAGACTGGCTATATCATCACCGATGATTTCGAGGCCTTCTACATCATCCAACAAGTCAGAAACTTGCTGCTTTGCGCTGCTTGGAGTGACAACAATAGATGCTCTCAGACTCGGTTTGTGAGCGACAACGAAATTGGCCGCCTCATGAAGTTCGTTGGCAATGCTACGGCGCCAAACGGCAATATTAACGTTTGGCTGGTAGACATGGCCGAGGGTGATGGGGCTATCCCCGATACTTGCAATTTTAAATGTGAGTGAATCACTAGAGGCGGCATTGCTCCCAAGTGACTCTACTTCGAATTGTCTGTCTTTTGTGCTTGTGCTCATAGGATACCTCCTTTTGATACAAACCAAATGTTATAACATAACAATTAATACAATTAAATGGGCATCATAGACTTAGTTAATGAGGAGAGGTTTGGGTAGATCAAGGTCGGGAAAAGCTTTAAATTTCTTCGATTAAGAAATCTTTGCCTATCAGATAAGATCAAAAAAGCGCGCTAAACCAGAGGTCTGCGCGCCAATTAATTTCACCGATTAAGTCGATTACTTACAGTAAACTCGAGCTTCGCGTGGAGTGTAAATACCAAGTGTCACAACCTCAAGAAGTCCGTTAACGAATGTTTTTTGAACTTCAACTTTTGCTACTTTGTCTGCACTACCACAGGTACCTGCTGCGTCTACTTCTTTCTTCTGAGCTAAACCGTCAATGAAAAAGTGATGTGATTGTGTGGTTGCCGGCTTAGACGTTTCTTCTTTTGACATAACAAATGTCTGCTGCGCACAACCAGTAGCCAAAACAGATAAGGCTGCGATAATCATTACTTTCTTCATTGTTCTCTCCAAATTCAATATCGATCTTGAACGCTAACCGCAAAGTTTTTAACGCTGCTTAGCGACGGAGAGGATTATTGCAAATTGTTCTGCGAGCGACTGTATGGGTTTGTCATTGAAATCATTACAAAACAGGGAACGTTAGTTTAAACTCTGCACCTTGTAATAACGCACTGCGCCCAACTTCCACTTTGCCATCATGTTGTTCACATATTTTATGAACAATCGACAAACCAAGCCCATGCCCACTTTTCGCCTTGTTCCGCGCTTTGCTTCCTACATAAAACGGTTCAAATAGGTTTGCAATGTGCTCTTCATCAACACCTGGTCCATCATCATGAACCGATACAGTGACCGCTTGCGCTTGCTTCTCAAACTCGATAAGGATCTTTTGATCGGCGAACTTCATCGCATTACGCACAACGTTGTCGAGTGCGCGTTTTAGCAATCTTTCATCGGCAAATACGGATACGTTGCTCGCAAACTGCTTGGGTTGGATCGAGAGTTCAAGTTGCGTCTCTTTATTCCAACGTACGTTACCTTTGCTTAACAGCTCGCCCACATCAACCGTCGTCTTAGTAAGCTCAAGACGATGGCTATCAAGCCGAGCGTAACAGAGCAACTCATCAACCATGGTTTCCATTTCTTCAGTATCTTCAACAATACTGTCGATTGTCTGCCTTTGCTCCTCATCCAAGTTGGTATCTTTGAGCAACTCTGCCTGCCATTGAATCCGAAACACTGGCGTGCGCAGTTCATGAGCCACAGCATTGGTCAGTGCCCTGTTGCTGTCGATTAGATTTTGGATGCGATCCGCCATATGGTTAAATGACTGGTTTAGTGAGCCAATTGCACGTCCTGATGCGGTCTCTGCACGAGCAGAAAGTTCACCTTGGGCGAAGCTAAGTGTTGCGGTTTCGAGCTTTTTCACCCGCCAAAAAATCACCAGCAGGTGACACAAGCTATACAAGATGAAGCTGGCAATAAAAAACATCCAGACAATATCATTTTGCAGGTCTGCATTTTGTCGAATGGGGTTTTCATCATCAGGGAGGTAGTGATAAGTCGCGTCTGAGCCTGCTAATTTAAACCACAGCTCTCGCTCTTCATCATGAAAGATAGGCATATCAAATCCGCCAGAAAAGTAATGCTTTACCTCGTCTGGCAAACTGTCGTTGGGCGTATAAATAAAGAGAGACAGCTTCGACAGCTGCGTAAACTCTTTCATGCTTTGCTGCGCCGCTTCTATGCCTTGCGCGTTGGCGATAGTTTGTAAAAGCTGTTGATGCGCAGCCGCTTCATAATCCTTTAGTAAATAGTCGTGGTCCGTCGTGATTTCGTACATGGTTATTTCATAGGCAAAAACGCCAATGAAAAAACAAGTCATCAATCCAAGTATGGATTCCAAGTACATCCTTCGCATCAAAATTCTCTTATTAAGGTCAGTTAAGCGATTGACTTCCAAGCACTTGAAACGAATAGGTACCCTTTTCCTCTCACAGTTTGAATTTTCACTGCTGGGTTGGAATCATCGCCAAGTAGCTTGCGTAAGCGAACGATTTTGTTATCAATCGTTCGGTCTAAGCCATCGTATTCAATACCACGCAACTCAAGCGTTAATTTGTCTCTTGATAGCGCCTCATCTGGGTAAGTGGCCAAAAACCACAACAAATCAAACTCACTGTCTGTCATGGCAATGTTTTGACCATCGAGTTCGCAGCGCTTGTACGTTTTTCTTAGCACTAAGTTGTCGAAATGACGCTCATTCTCGTTTGTTTCCAACTCGGGTTGCTCCATCCTGCGTAACAACGTCCTTATCCGAGCAAGCAACACTCGCGGCTTGATCGGTTTGGTCACGTAATCATCAGCACCTGTTTCTAAACCTGCCACATGATCGAAATCGTCATCACTGGCAGTGAGCATTAAGATCTTACCTTTGTAATGAGTACGCGTCTGTCGACAAATTGTAAGCCCGTCCATGACAGGCAACATCAAATCCAAAAGAACGACGTCAGGTTGGTTGTCGATGATATAGCGAGTTGCCGTTTCACCATCATCCAATGTATCTACAGCAAAACCTTGCGTTACAAAATAATCCTTAAGCATTCGTTGAAGTTTTAAATCATCTTCAACGATCAGCATTGAATGTTGTTTTATCGAGTTATTCATTAGCAAATGGTCTCGCTATATTTTATGGGATGTGAAATCCCGAACTGCTTGAATTAGCTGGCGCAATGAGGAGCGCAACCGCCATTTATTTTGTGAGCGTATTGTAACGGCATGCTCATACATTTCCATACATGAACACGACAGTCAGTGTCCATTTTTGAGAATAGAATTCCTCACATCAAACCTAAGGGGAAAAACAATGAAACATCTCAAATCTATTTTGTTAGCCGCGCCTTTACTTGTTCTAGCTGGCTGCAACTCTGGCTCAAGTTCTAATACAAATAACAACGTCGATAAAAACTCGAAAGTCACCAAACCTGCCGCGGACTATAAGTTTTCGCAAAAAGATGTAGATGCTTTGATGAGCGAGCGCGAAGTTATTTTTGACGCTTTACGTGTCACTTATGCGGGCACATCCTATGAAAACGTTCTGTTTGCTGAAAGCATGAGTGAAGAGATACTGGTGATTAAGCTCGCTGATGCAGACAAAAACACGATCGACTTAGTGCTGTCATCTGACGATGCGATGGATTGTATGATTTATCGTGCAAAAGAACCGGTCCAAGGCTTCAAATGTGACGAAACCAAACAGTCAACATCAGGAGAAAACACATTAATACAGTCGACAATCACTGGCTCATCGACGTCAATTCAAGTCGAATTTAACGTTGAGGCACCAGAGTTTCTCCCAAGCATTGGCTCTACTGTTTTAACCGCTACGCATGCTGACAGCAAAGTGGACATCGTGACCTCATTTGCGTTTAACGATCTTTATCGCGATGCGTTTAGCATGACCAGTGACAAAGAACGAATTCACTCGACGCTTGGAGCGACAACCTATCTACAACTCTCTGATATCGTGAAGAATTACTCAGGTACAGAGATGACATTCAAGTTCAACAACAACATTGGCGGAAGTGCGGACGACGACATTAACCTCTACACTGGTCTGATGATTCACGACAATAATATAACCACAATGGTAACGAAAACTGGTTCCGTGTTCTCGGGGGGAACTGACCTCTTTGCTGCGGGCAAGAAGCGTGTTCTACAGCGTAAGAATGCCATCGACGCGTTTGAAGGCAACAAGCAAGTGGGGGTCCACAGCTGGGCACAAGGCGATAAAGAGGCAAAAGCGTTCCCATTCACACACGAAAGCCACCGAAGACAAGCCACTTTCTTCAATAAAGTAATGGGTGATAAAGGGATTGATTTTTATCTCTTCACTTTAGATGCAGCACCTGCAGCTGGTGAACACTGGATCACGAAAGCGGACTCAGACAAGTACGGGTTTATTACTGAAATCCAATAAATCCCACCCACATTGTGATAACGTGCTGGCACCTTGTCGGCACGTTTTTTTAACCAGTAATCGACACTCCTCTCAAAGTCACCATGACGGGCCAGTTCAACCTTACATTCAATCTGCAACAGGTTGTTTTGCTTACCAAATAGTGACACCCTCAATCAATAATAAACCAGAAGGAGTCTCCCCCGAATATGGACATTATCTTCGTCAGACACGGCGTACCCGATTATGCATTAAGTGATGCCAGGCAAATGACCCAGCTAGAAAAAGACTACACGCCACTGGATAGAGCACATCTGCGCCCCATTCACGATTTACCTGAGCAGTTTAGCAAATTAAACCCCGACGCCATCCTCTCATCCCCTTACACGCGTGCTCTTCAAACGGCCGAAATCATAAACCGAAAGTTAAATTTAG includes the following:
- a CDS encoding DUF1826 domain-containing protein, with protein sequence MSTSTKDRQFEVESLGSNAASSDSLTFKIASIGDSPITLGHVYQPNVNIAVWRRSIANELHEAANFVVAHKPSLRASIVVTPSSAKQQVSDLLDDVEGLEIIGDDIASLVDMFCCLFDVERAGLRLTTLNGAMCPRFHVDKVPVRLVTTYNGVATEWLADECVDRSRLAAGNQGMPDDLSGLYGASNDVQQLNIGDVALLKGELWQGNEGAGIVHRSPTTSENTHRLLLTLDLID
- a CDS encoding response regulator transcription factor — translated: MKQHSMLIVEDDLKLQRMLKDYFVTQGFAVDTLDDGETATRYIIDNQPDVVLLDLMLPVMDGLTICRQTRTHYKGKILMLTASDDDFDHVAGLETGADDYVTKPIKPRVLLARIRTLLRRMEQPELETNENERHFDNLVLRKTYKRCELDGQNIAMTDSEFDLLWFLATYPDEALSRDKLTLELRGIEYDGLDRTIDNKIVRLRKLLGDDSNPAVKIQTVRGKGYLFVSSAWKSIA
- a CDS encoding Bor family protein, whose amino-acid sequence is MKKVMIIAALSVLATGCAQQTFVMSKEETSKPATTQSHHFFIDGLAQKKEVDAAGTCGSADKVAKVEVQKTFVNGLLEVVTLGIYTPREARVYCK